A single region of the Roseivivax sp. THAF197b genome encodes:
- a CDS encoding dihydroneopterin aldolase translates to MASEIRLAFSHPAERAIATSGDDPRDRISLRDHVREVEIGAFQAERGTTQRICFNVVVEVRPFSGPIDDDVDRILSYDRVTEAITAELEAERLNLLETLAERIAERILQAPQALRAFIRIEKLDRGPGALGVEIVRSRKELGSRLDERAAEQPHPRILYLSNAAIADPRLSDWIDECRADGAPLILCVGPHDLALPHADHAMVQRRIDLLAIEQNGWMLAARDDRAKVVSARTELDWAMKNGQVCVWAPSKIVLDATQGPATPPGDAAGLAAWFAGQMTARELVLVGADAPEESPVPTRSRPPSDRLLKA, encoded by the coding sequence ATGGCCTCTGAAATCCGCCTTGCCTTTTCTCATCCCGCGGAGCGGGCCATCGCCACATCCGGCGACGATCCGCGCGATCGCATCTCGCTGCGCGATCATGTCCGGGAGGTGGAGATCGGCGCGTTTCAGGCCGAACGTGGCACGACGCAGCGGATCTGCTTTAACGTCGTCGTGGAAGTGCGTCCCTTTTCGGGTCCGATCGACGACGATGTGGATCGCATCCTGTCCTATGACCGCGTGACCGAGGCCATCACCGCCGAGCTTGAAGCCGAGCGTCTGAACCTTCTGGAAACGCTGGCCGAGCGCATCGCCGAGCGTATTCTGCAAGCCCCACAGGCCTTGCGGGCCTTCATCCGGATCGAGAAGCTTGACCGCGGCCCCGGCGCGCTTGGCGTCGAGATCGTCCGCTCCCGCAAGGAGTTGGGCTCGCGCCTCGATGAGCGCGCCGCGGAGCAGCCGCATCCGCGCATTCTTTACCTGTCAAACGCGGCCATCGCCGATCCGCGTCTCTCAGACTGGATCGATGAGTGCCGCGCGGACGGCGCGCCGCTGATCCTGTGCGTCGGGCCGCATGATCTGGCCTTGCCGCATGCGGATCACGCCATGGTCCAGCGTCGGATCGACCTTCTGGCCATCGAGCAGAACGGCTGGATGCTGGCTGCGCGGGACGACCGCGCCAAGGTGGTCTCCGCCCGGACGGAGCTCGACTGGGCCATGAAAAACGGCCAGGTCTGCGTCTGGGCGCCGTCGAAGATCGTGCTCGATGCAACGCAGGGGCCTGCCACCCCGCCCGGCGATGCGGCGGGTCTCGCCGCCTGGTTCGCAGGCCAGATGACCGCGCGCGAATTGGTGCTCGTCGGAGCCGATGCGCCGGAGGAGAGCCCCGTGCCGACACGATCGCGCCCGCCCAGCGACCGTTTGCTCAAGGCCTGA
- a CDS encoding chromosomal replication initiator DnaA, with protein MAEQLPLNLPARTALGRGDFFVTEANALALAEIDGWRSWPAGKLVLVGPAGAGKTHLAHVWAKESGARILPASRLAEADIPALGEGPVVVEDADRIAGDRPAEEALFHLHNLALAERQPLLITASLPPSRWPLSLPDLASRMQGSPVARLGPPDDMLLSAVLAKLFMDRQIAPAPNVISYLTLHMPRSFDMARQLVDAIDARSLGLQRRVTRPLAIEVLNALNPDDAETNQR; from the coding sequence ATGGCCGAGCAACTGCCCCTCAACCTGCCCGCGCGCACCGCGCTGGGGCGTGGCGATTTCTTCGTCACCGAGGCCAATGCGCTGGCGCTCGCGGAGATTGACGGCTGGCGCAGCTGGCCTGCGGGCAAGCTCGTGCTCGTGGGGCCCGCGGGCGCCGGAAAGACCCATCTTGCCCATGTCTGGGCCAAGGAGAGCGGCGCGCGGATCCTGCCCGCCTCCCGGCTTGCGGAGGCCGACATCCCCGCCCTTGGCGAAGGCCCCGTCGTCGTCGAGGATGCGGACCGGATCGCGGGCGACCGACCGGCGGAAGAGGCGCTCTTTCACCTGCACAATCTCGCCCTCGCCGAACGCCAGCCGCTTCTGATCACCGCGTCGCTGCCGCCCTCGCGCTGGCCGCTGAGCCTGCCGGACCTGGCAAGCCGCATGCAGGGCAGCCCCGTGGCCCGTCTCGGCCCCCCGGATGACATGCTGCTCTCGGCGGTGCTGGCCAAGCTCTTCATGGATCGTCAGATCGCGCCTGCGCCGAACGTGATCTCCTATCTAACCCTGCATATGCCGCGCAGCTTCGACATGGCCCGGCAATTGGTGGATGCCATAGATGCCCGGTCGCTGGGCCTGCAGAGGCGCGTCACAAGGCCCCTTGCAATCGAGGTTCTGAACGCATTGAATCCGGATGATGCAGAAACCAATCAGAGATGA
- a CDS encoding Ppx/GppA family phosphatase — translation MDGTIEPTNPDWEPFGRPLFADPDVRALSRVGVVDIGSNSVRLVVFDGAARSPAYFYNEKIMCALGAGLGETGKLNPEGRERALKAIHRFQLLARGMGTELSAVATAAVRSAEDGPDFCEEVERETGLKIFVIDGEEEARLSAQGVLLGWPGSYGLVCDIGGSSMELAEISGGQVGRRVTSDLGPLKLVDIKGGKKGRDAVIKETMIRLEKVMGSQRDRLFLVGGSWRAIARIDMERRGYPLHVLHEYRMDAAAVRATAKYIAKQDLEELRQRVSISNARMSLVPYATEVLSRLVQTFKPKDIAISSYGIREGMLFEQMPQKLRDRDPLIEASRHAEAKDARLPGYGKRLFNFVEPLFGGAKPAKLRIVKAACLLHDVSWRAHPDYRAETVFDNATRANLGGLKHEERVFLGLALLHRYRNKREGTRFEAMASILSDAEVQEAEILGKALRFGAMLWMSDESPGAWFEWRPRKKHLTLRLTAEAAPLYGEVAEARFQSLVKSLGAEAEVKIGKATG, via the coding sequence ATGGATGGAACGATCGAGCCGACCAATCCCGATTGGGAGCCGTTCGGCCGCCCCCTCTTCGCCGATCCCGATGTGCGTGCCCTGAGCCGTGTGGGCGTGGTCGATATTGGATCGAACTCCGTCCGGCTCGTGGTGTTTGACGGCGCGGCACGCTCGCCTGCCTATTTCTACAACGAGAAGATCATGTGTGCGCTGGGGGCGGGCCTGGGCGAGACCGGCAAGCTCAATCCCGAGGGGCGCGAACGCGCGCTCAAGGCCATTCACCGCTTCCAGCTTCTGGCTCGCGGCATGGGCACAGAACTCTCGGCCGTGGCAACCGCGGCCGTCCGGTCGGCGGAAGACGGCCCGGATTTCTGCGAAGAGGTCGAACGCGAAACCGGCCTCAAGATCTTCGTGATCGACGGCGAGGAAGAAGCACGCCTGTCCGCCCAAGGTGTCCTGCTAGGCTGGCCCGGCTCCTACGGGCTGGTCTGCGATATCGGCGGCTCCTCGATGGAGCTTGCCGAGATATCGGGCGGTCAGGTCGGGCGACGGGTGACCTCGGATCTGGGGCCGCTGAAGCTCGTGGACATCAAGGGCGGCAAGAAAGGCCGCGACGCGGTCATCAAGGAGACGATGATCCGGCTCGAGAAGGTGATGGGCAGCCAGCGCGACCGCCTGTTCCTCGTGGGCGGGTCTTGGCGGGCCATCGCGCGGATCGACATGGAGCGGCGCGGCTATCCCCTGCACGTCCTGCACGAATACCGCATGGATGCCGCCGCCGTTCGCGCGACCGCGAAATACATCGCCAAACAGGATCTCGAAGAGCTGCGCCAACGGGTGAGCATCTCCAATGCCCGCATGTCGCTCGTTCCCTATGCCACCGAAGTGCTGAGCCGCCTGGTGCAGACCTTCAAACCCAAGGATATCGCGATCTCCTCCTACGGGATTCGCGAGGGCATGTTGTTCGAACAGATGCCGCAGAAGCTGCGCGACCGCGATCCGCTGATCGAGGCCAGCCGCCATGCCGAGGCCAAGGATGCGCGGCTTCCGGGCTACGGCAAGCGCCTGTTCAACTTCGTGGAGCCGCTCTTCGGCGGCGCGAAGCCCGCCAAGCTGCGCATCGTGAAGGCTGCTTGCCTTCTGCATGACGTCAGCTGGCGCGCCCATCCCGATTACCGTGCCGAAACCGTGTTCGACAACGCAACCCGCGCCAATCTCGGCGGGCTCAAGCACGAGGAACGGGTATTTCTAGGGCTCGCGCTGCTGCACCGCTACCGCAACAAGCGCGAAGGCACGCGGTTCGAGGCCATGGCCTCGATCCTGAGCGATGCAGAGGTGCAGGAGGCCGAAATCCTCGGCAAGGCGCTGCGCTTCGGCGCAATGCTCTGGATGTCGGACGAGTCGCCCGGCGCGTGGTTCGAATGGCGTCCCCGCAAAAAGCACCTGACGCTGCGACTGACCGCGGAGGCCGCGCCGCTTTACGGCGAAGTCGCCGAAGCGCGGTTCCAGAGCCTGGTGAAATCGCTGGGCGCCGAGGCCGAGGTCAAGATCGGCAAGGCCACCGGCTGA
- the folP gene encoding dihydropteroate synthase, translating to MLDAYYRPILSDDPARPAEALSLAGTALWFTHVERLSRDAAPRRLPAADLPADWHAALTTPRAPIAGVAMDRPQIMGILNATPDSFSDGGQFDQAEAARRHATAMSDAGAAFIDIGGESTRPGATEVPAEEEARRIMPLIRDLAQRGDAAISVDTRKAGVADAALKAGAALLNDVSGLDFDAEMAPLAARTGAPICVMHSQGGPEIMQNAPQYGDVTLDIYDHLAARIARLTELGLPRDRIVVDPGIGFGKTLEHNLTLLRQLAVFHGLGCPILLGVSRKGFIGTISGERVAAQRAPGSIAAALAGISQGVQILRVHDVAETAQALSIWEKIKGTEK from the coding sequence ATGCTTGATGCCTATTACCGCCCGATCCTGTCCGATGATCCTGCCCGCCCGGCGGAGGCCCTTTCGCTTGCCGGAACCGCGCTATGGTTCACCCATGTCGAGCGTCTGAGCCGTGATGCGGCCCCTCGGCGTCTGCCCGCAGCGGACCTGCCTGCCGATTGGCACGCAGCACTGACAACGCCTCGCGCACCGATTGCCGGGGTGGCGATGGATCGCCCGCAGATCATGGGCATTCTGAACGCAACGCCGGACAGCTTCTCCGATGGCGGGCAATTCGACCAGGCGGAGGCGGCCCGCCGCCACGCCACCGCGATGTCCGATGCGGGTGCCGCCTTCATCGATATCGGTGGGGAATCGACGCGCCCTGGTGCGACAGAGGTTCCCGCCGAGGAAGAAGCCCGCCGCATCATGCCCCTGATCCGAGACCTGGCGCAGCGCGGCGATGCGGCGATCTCGGTCGATACACGCAAGGCGGGTGTGGCGGATGCCGCGCTGAAGGCCGGTGCGGCCCTTCTCAATGATGTCTCGGGGCTCGATTTCGACGCAGAGATGGCGCCCCTCGCGGCCCGCACCGGTGCGCCGATCTGCGTGATGCACAGCCAGGGCGGACCGGAGATTATGCAGAATGCGCCGCAATACGGGGATGTGACGCTCGATATCTACGATCATCTAGCCGCGCGCATCGCAAGGCTGACCGAGCTGGGCCTGCCACGCGACCGCATTGTCGTCGATCCCGGCATCGGCTTCGGCAAGACGCTCGAGCACAACCTCACATTGCTGCGGCAGCTTGCTGTTTTCCACGGTCTTGGCTGTCCGATCTTGCTTGGCGTGTCCCGAAAGGGTTTTATCGGGACCATATCCGGGGAACGGGTTGCGGCGCAGCGCGCACCGGGATCCATTGCGGCAGCCTTGGCCGGTATTTCACAAGGCGTTCAAATTTTGCGCGTGCATGACGTGGCCGAGACCGCGCAGGCACTCTCGATCTGGGAAAAGATTAAGGGGACAGAAAAATGA
- a CDS encoding RNA degradosome polyphosphate kinase, whose translation MNNADFLKAERSAPWTIDGFDPEGPDRFFNRELSWLGFNWRVLEEAENPKVPLLERVRFLSISASNLDEFYTVRVAGLRELAQAGNTTPAADGLTPAQQLVKINEDARRLMARQQQVLQDLRGMMEAQGISILSAHQITEDDRRALRQTFLDTIFPVLSPLAIDPAHPFPFIANMGYCLAVELKRKKDGNVLKALLPIPSQINRFVRLPAEADTQRFCFVEDVLLLHIDSLFPGYTVKDHFGFRVLRDSDLEVEEEAEDLVREFEVALKRRRRGEVVRLTVSPGAPKGLKDIVMRELGVAEDETIELEGMIGVADTSELVLGDRHELLWPTFTPRVPERVQDHDGDMFAAIRQKDMLLHHPYETFDMVVRFLNQAARDPNVVAIKNTLYRTSKNSPIVEALCEAAEDGKSVTALVELKARFDEAANIRQSRRLERSGAHVVYGFLDWKTHAKIATVVRREGDKLVTYTHWGTGNYHPITAKIYTDLSLFTCDPALGRDAAKVFNYLSGYANPEGLENLSLSPHSLKPKLLEMIEGEIEHARAGRPAQIWAKMNSLIEADMIDALYRASQAGVKIDLVVRGICGLRPGVKGLSENIRVKSIVGRFLEHSRISCFGNGHGLPHEKARVFMSSADWMGRNLNRRVETLLEVNNPTVKAQIVSQVMAANLADVAQSWVMKPDGHFERAEVEDGAFAFNCHRFFMENPSLSGRGSAGASDVPILTHR comes from the coding sequence ATGAACAACGCCGACTTCCTCAAGGCCGAGCGCAGCGCGCCCTGGACAATCGATGGCTTCGACCCCGAAGGGCCCGACCGGTTCTTCAATCGCGAACTGAGCTGGCTGGGCTTCAATTGGCGCGTTCTGGAAGAGGCGGAGAACCCCAAGGTGCCCTTGCTCGAACGGGTGCGCTTCCTGTCGATCTCGGCCTCTAATCTCGACGAATTCTACACCGTGCGCGTCGCGGGCCTGCGGGAACTGGCCCAGGCGGGCAACACCACGCCTGCCGCGGACGGGCTCACCCCCGCCCAGCAACTCGTGAAGATCAACGAGGATGCCCGCCGCCTGATGGCCCGGCAGCAGCAGGTTCTGCAGGATCTGCGCGGCATGATGGAAGCGCAGGGGATCTCGATCCTCTCCGCGCACCAGATCACCGAGGACGACCGCCGCGCGCTGCGCCAGACCTTCCTCGACACAATCTTTCCGGTTCTGTCGCCGCTGGCAATCGATCCCGCGCATCCCTTCCCGTTCATCGCCAATATGGGCTATTGCCTCGCGGTGGAGTTGAAACGGAAGAAGGACGGCAACGTCCTGAAGGCGCTCCTGCCGATCCCGAGCCAGATCAATCGCTTCGTGCGCCTCCCGGCGGAGGCGGACACGCAACGCTTCTGCTTCGTCGAGGACGTGCTGCTTCTGCATATCGACAGCCTCTTTCCGGGCTATACGGTCAAGGACCATTTCGGCTTCCGCGTGCTGCGCGACAGCGACCTTGAAGTGGAGGAAGAGGCCGAAGACCTCGTGCGCGAATTCGAGGTTGCGCTGAAGCGCCGCCGCCGGGGGGAAGTCGTCCGGCTGACCGTGTCGCCCGGCGCGCCCAAGGGCCTCAAGGACATCGTGATGCGCGAGCTGGGCGTGGCCGAGGACGAGACCATCGAGCTTGAGGGCATGATCGGTGTGGCCGATACGAGCGAGCTGGTGCTGGGCGACCGGCACGAACTTCTCTGGCCGACCTTCACGCCGCGTGTGCCCGAGCGCGTTCAGGACCATGACGGCGACATGTTCGCAGCCATCCGCCAGAAGGACATGCTGCTGCATCACCCCTATGAGACCTTCGACATGGTGGTGCGCTTCCTCAATCAGGCGGCGCGTGATCCCAACGTGGTGGCGATCAAGAACACGCTCTACCGCACCTCGAAGAACTCCCCCATCGTGGAGGCGCTGTGCGAGGCGGCGGAGGACGGCAAATCCGTCACGGCGCTGGTGGAGCTGAAGGCGCGCTTCGACGAGGCCGCGAACATTCGCCAGTCGCGCAGACTCGAACGCTCCGGCGCGCATGTGGTCTACGGCTTTCTGGACTGGAAGACGCATGCCAAGATCGCCACGGTCGTGCGCCGCGAAGGCGACAAGCTGGTGACCTATACCCATTGGGGCACGGGCAATTACCACCCCATCACGGCGAAGATCTACACCGATCTCAGCCTCTTCACCTGCGATCCCGCCCTCGGGCGCGACGCGGCCAAGGTGTTCAACTACCTCTCTGGCTATGCCAATCCCGAGGGGCTGGAGAACCTGTCGCTCTCGCCCCATTCGCTCAAGCCCAAGCTTCTGGAGATGATCGAGGGCGAGATCGAGCATGCCCGCGCGGGGCGCCCTGCGCAGATCTGGGCCAAGATGAATTCGCTGATCGAGGCGGACATGATCGACGCGCTCTACCGCGCGAGCCAGGCCGGCGTGAAGATCGACCTTGTCGTGCGCGGCATCTGCGGTCTGCGCCCCGGCGTGAAGGGCCTGTCCGAGAATATCCGTGTGAAATCCATCGTCGGCCGGTTCCTCGAGCACAGCCGAATCTCGTGTTTCGGCAATGGCCACGGCCTGCCGCATGAAAAGGCGCGGGTCTTCATGTCCTCGGCAGATTGGATGGGACGCAACCTCAATCGGCGTGTGGAGACTCTGCTCGAGGTGAACAACCCCACCGTGAAGGCACAGATCGTCAGCCAGGTCATGGCCGCGAACCTTGCCGATGTGGCGCAAAGCTGGGTCATGAAACCCGACGGGCATTTCGAGCGGGCCGAGGTGGAAGACGGCGCTTTCGCGTTCAATTGCCACCGGTTCTTCATGGAAAACCCGTCGCTGTCGGGCCGTGGCTCTGCCGGGGCGAGCGATGTGCCGATCCTGACCCACCGCTGA
- the glmM gene encoding phosphoglucosamine mutase, whose protein sequence is MTRKLFGTDGVRGTANTYPMTAELALMIGAAAGRYFRREKAGVHRVVIGKDTRRSGYMFESALTAGLCSTGMNVLLLGPVPTPAVGLLTPSMRADLGIMISASHNPAQDNGIKFFGPDGFKLSDEAELEIEALVEAGVAPAQADNIGRARRIDDGRFRYQERVKSSFPHGMRLDGMKIVVDCANGAAHRAAPEILWELGADVIPMGVAPDGYNINDGCGSTKPQAAAERVLAEGADLGICLDGDADRVVLIDETGAVADGDQIMALMAARWAEEDRLRDGTLVATVMSNLGLERFLEGRGLKLMRTGVGDRYVVEAMRRGGWNLGGEQSGHIVMTDYATTGDGLMAALQFLAEMVRSGKPAHDLVKTFEKVPQLLKNVRFAPGAAPLELAEVKTCIRDAEATLGSKGRLLIRKSGTEPLIRVMAECEDEALLAKVVNGVVDEIERVA, encoded by the coding sequence ATGACACGGAAGCTTTTCGGCACGGACGGTGTCCGGGGCACCGCAAACACCTATCCGATGACCGCAGAACTGGCGCTCATGATCGGCGCCGCCGCGGGGCGCTATTTCCGCCGCGAAAAAGCGGGCGTGCACCGCGTTGTCATCGGCAAGGATACGCGACGCTCGGGCTACATGTTCGAAAGCGCGCTGACGGCGGGTCTCTGCTCGACGGGCATGAACGTGCTGCTGCTGGGGCCGGTGCCCACGCCCGCCGTGGGCCTTCTGACGCCGTCGATGCGCGCCGATCTCGGCATCATGATCTCGGCCAGCCACAACCCGGCGCAGGATAACGGGATCAAGTTCTTCGGCCCGGACGGGTTCAAGCTCTCCGATGAGGCCGAGCTCGAGATCGAGGCCCTGGTCGAGGCCGGAGTGGCGCCCGCGCAGGCGGACAATATCGGCCGGGCGCGCCGCATCGACGATGGCCGCTTCCGCTACCAGGAGCGGGTGAAATCGAGCTTCCCGCACGGCATGCGGCTCGACGGGATGAAGATCGTGGTGGATTGCGCTAATGGTGCAGCACACAGGGCCGCGCCGGAAATACTTTGGGAGCTGGGTGCCGACGTGATCCCGATGGGCGTTGCGCCCGATGGCTACAATATCAACGATGGCTGCGGCTCGACGAAACCGCAGGCGGCGGCCGAACGCGTCCTGGCCGAAGGCGCCGATCTGGGCATCTGCCTTGACGGCGATGCCGACCGGGTTGTCCTGATAGATGAGACCGGAGCTGTCGCCGATGGCGACCAGATCATGGCGCTGATGGCCGCCCGCTGGGCCGAGGAAGACCGTCTGCGCGACGGCACATTGGTGGCGACCGTCATGTCCAATCTCGGGCTTGAGCGGTTTCTCGAGGGCCGAGGGTTGAAGCTCATGCGCACGGGCGTCGGCGACCGCTATGTCGTCGAGGCGATGCGCCGCGGCGGCTGGAACCTCGGCGGGGAGCAATCGGGCCATATCGTCATGACCGATTACGCAACGACCGGCGACGGCCTGATGGCGGCGCTGCAATTCCTGGCCGAGATGGTGCGCTCCGGCAAACCGGCGCATGACCTCGTGAAGACCTTCGAGAAGGTGCCGCAGCTTCTGAAAAACGTGCGCTTCGCGCCGGGGGCGGCCCCGCTCGAGCTCGCCGAGGTCAAGACCTGTATCCGCGATGCCGAGGCGACGCTGGGCAGCAAGGGGCGGCTCCTGATCCGCAAATCCGGCACCGAACCGCTGATCCGGGTGATGGCCGAATGCGAGGACGAAGCGCTTCTGGCCAAGGTGGTCAACGGCGTGGTGGACGAGATCGAGCGCGTCGCCTGA
- a CDS encoding AI-2E family transporter — protein MHLPVRDQLKYWGIGFVILAVTLWFLGDVLLPFILGAAIAYFLDPIADRLEAAGTSRAVATAIITVCALLIFVLMALLVIPTLVRQTGQLINAAPELSRNLQGFLSTRFPEMMADDGVIHDTLQQIGQFVRERGGQFLQTALSSAASLLNVVLLFVIVPVVSVYLLLDWDNMVARVDELLPREHVDTIRGLARDIDHVLSSFVRGMGTVSLILGVYYAVALMLVGLQFGLVVGVIAGVLTFIPYVGAIVGGVLAIGLALFQFWGDWIWILAVWAIFQSGQFIEGNFLTPKLVGDSVGLHPVWLLLAMSVFGTLFGFVGLLVAVPVAAAIGVIARFLVTRYKASRLYRGGPDETDTADERSA, from the coding sequence ATGCATCTCCCCGTCAGAGACCAATTGAAATATTGGGGGATCGGCTTCGTGATCCTCGCGGTCACGCTGTGGTTTCTGGGCGACGTGCTCCTGCCCTTCATCCTGGGCGCGGCCATCGCCTATTTCCTCGATCCGATCGCGGACCGGCTCGAAGCGGCCGGTACGTCCCGGGCCGTGGCCACCGCGATCATCACCGTCTGCGCGCTGCTGATCTTCGTGCTGATGGCGCTTCTGGTGATCCCGACGCTGGTGCGCCAGACCGGGCAGCTCATCAACGCCGCCCCCGAATTGTCGCGCAACCTGCAGGGCTTTCTGTCCACGCGGTTTCCCGAGATGATGGCCGATGACGGTGTCATCCACGACACGTTGCAGCAGATCGGCCAGTTCGTGCGCGAACGCGGCGGGCAATTCCTGCAAACCGCGCTCAGCTCCGCCGCATCGCTGCTCAACGTGGTGTTGCTGTTCGTGATCGTGCCGGTCGTGTCGGTCTACCTGCTGCTCGACTGGGACAACATGGTGGCCCGCGTCGATGAGCTGCTGCCGCGCGAACATGTGGACACGATCCGCGGTCTCGCCCGCGATATCGACCACGTCCTGTCGTCCTTCGTGCGGGGCATGGGCACGGTCAGCCTGATCCTGGGCGTCTATTATGCCGTGGCGCTGATGCTGGTGGGGCTGCAATTCGGCCTCGTCGTGGGCGTGATCGCGGGCGTCCTGACCTTCATTCCCTATGTGGGCGCGATCGTGGGCGGTGTGCTGGCCATCGGTCTTGCATTGTTCCAGTTCTGGGGCGACTGGATCTGGATCCTCGCGGTCTGGGCAATCTTCCAGTCGGGCCAGTTCATCGAGGGCAATTTCCTGACGCCGAAACTGGTGGGCGACAGCGTGGGCCTGCACCCGGTCTGGCTGCTGCTGGCCATGTCGGTCTTCGGCACGCTCTTCGGCTTCGTGGGCCTTCTGGTCGCGGTGCCCGTGGCCGCCGCCATCGGCGTCATCGCCCGGTTCCTCGTGACCCGCTACAAGGCGAGCCGCCTCTATCGGGGCGGGCCGGACGAGACGGACACGGCCGACGAGCGCAGCGCATAG
- the proS gene encoding proline--tRNA ligase — protein MRLSRYFLPVLKETPSEAQIVSHRLMLRAGMIKQSSAGIYSWLPLGYKVLKNIENIVHEEQVRAGHIPMLMPTLQSADLWRESGRYDAYGPEMLRITDRHERDMLYGPTNEEMITDIFRSHVSSYKDLPLTLYHIQWKFRDERRPRFGVMRGREFLMKDGYNFDLSKEDALHAYNRHLVSYLRTYERMGLQAIPMRADSGPIGGDDTHEFLVLAETGESEVFYDSEITDLKFGDRKIDYDDVAQCQAVLEEFTSRYARTDETHDEALFDKVPEERRRSARGIEVGQIFYFGTKYSDAMGAKVVDQEGNRVPVHMGSHGIGVSRLVGAIIEASHDDKGIIWPEGVTPFHAGIVNLKQGDADADAACQALYDSLVTLGLEPLYDDRDERAGAKFATMDLIGLPWRITVGPRGLKNGVVELTSRRTGESEEMPPEQAITRIAQIYGRSM, from the coding sequence ATGCGCCTGAGCCGATACTTCCTGCCGGTCCTGAAAGAGACGCCCTCCGAGGCGCAGATCGTCTCCCACCGGCTCATGCTGCGTGCGGGCATGATCAAGCAATCCTCCGCAGGGATCTATTCCTGGCTGCCGCTGGGCTACAAGGTCCTGAAGAACATCGAGAATATCGTGCATGAGGAACAGGTCCGCGCGGGCCATATCCCGATGCTGATGCCGACGCTGCAATCGGCGGATCTGTGGCGCGAGAGCGGCCGGTATGACGCCTACGGCCCCGAGATGCTGCGCATCACCGACCGGCACGAGCGCGACATGCTTTACGGTCCGACCAACGAGGAGATGATCACCGACATCTTCCGCAGCCACGTGTCGAGCTACAAGGATCTGCCGCTGACGCTTTACCACATCCAGTGGAAGTTCCGCGACGAGCGCCGCCCGCGCTTCGGCGTGATGCGGGGCCGCGAATTCCTCATGAAGGACGGCTACAATTTCGATCTGTCGAAAGAGGACGCGCTGCACGCCTATAACCGTCACTTGGTGAGCTACCTGCGCACCTATGAGCGGATGGGCCTGCAGGCGATCCCGATGCGCGCGGATTCGGGGCCCATCGGCGGCGACGACACGCATGAATTCCTCGTGCTGGCCGAAACGGGCGAGTCGGAGGTGTTCTACGACAGCGAGATCACCGATCTGAAATTCGGCGACCGCAAGATCGACTATGATGACGTGGCCCAGTGCCAGGCGGTGCTGGAGGAATTCACCTCGCGCTATGCCCGCACCGATGAGACGCATGACGAAGCGCTCTTCGACAAGGTCCCCGAAGAGCGGCGCCGCTCCGCGCGCGGGATCGAGGTGGGCCAGATCTTCTATTTCGGCACCAAGTATTCCGATGCAATGGGCGCCAAGGTCGTCGATCAGGAAGGCAATCGTGTGCCGGTGCATATGGGCAGCCACGGCATCGGCGTGTCGCGTCTGGTGGGCGCGATCATCGAGGCCAGCCATGACGACAAGGGCATCATCTGGCCCGAAGGGGTCACGCCGTTCCATGCGGGCATCGTGAACCTCAAACAGGGCGATGCGGATGCCGACGCGGCCTGTCAGGCGCTTTACGACAGCCTTGTCACGCTGGGGCTCGAGCCGCTTTACGACGATCGCGACGAGCGCGCGGGCGCGAAATTCGCGACGATGGACCTGATCGGTCTGCCCTGGCGGATCACCGTCGGCCCGCGCGGCCTGAAGAACGGCGTGGTCGAGCTGACCTCGCGCCGGACAGGCGAAAGCGAAGAGATGCCGCCGGAACAGGCGATCACGCGGATCGCGCAGATCTACGGTCGATCCATGTGA